GATGCGGGACTGGAGCCGATGGTGATTGATTCGCTGCCGGGATCGACGCCTGATCTGTCCGTTCTAATCGTCGTCGGCATTAAGAAATAAGTTTGAGTTTTCATTTCCGTGTTTGGCAACTGGGGCCTGAAGAGGTTGAGTTCCATCGATCGGAAATGTGTGATCTAACATAAAAGGAACAGGAGACTTCCAATGGCTGGAAAAAAGAAAGCTTCGAAAAAGAAAGCATCAAAGAAAAAGGTGCAGGACTATATTATTGCGGACATCGGATTGGCCGGTTTCGGTCGCAAAGAGATGGAGTTGGCGGAATATGAAATGCCGGGTCTGATGGCGCTTCGGGAAAAGTACGGCAAGGAAAAACCGCTGAAGGGTGCACGTATTACCGGATCGCTGCATATGACGATTCAGACGGCTATGCTGATTGAAACCCTGCAGGCGCTGGGTGCGAAAGTGCGTTGGGCGAGCTGTAATATTTTTTCCACGCAGGATCACGCGGCTGCGGCGGTCGCCAAAAAGGGGACGCCGGTTTTTGCGGTGAAAGGTGAAACGCTTGAGCAATATTGGGAATACACCGACCGCATCCTCGACTGGGGCAACGGTACGGGACCGAATGTGATTCTCGATGACGGCGGCGACGCCACTATGTTTGTTCAGGTGGGTTATAAAGCGGAAAAGGATCCGTCAATTCTTGATAAAAAACCGGGGTCCGAAGAAGAAGCTGTTTTTCTGGCGCAGGTGAAAAAAGCCCTGAAAAAGGATCCGAACCGTTTTTCCCGTATTGCAAAGGAAATTCGCGGGGTATCCGAGGAAACGACCACGGGCGTTCATCGTCTGTATCAGCTGGCCGAAAAAGGGGAGTTGCTTTTCCCGGCGTTCAATGTGAACGACTCGGTCACGAAATCCAAGTTCGATAATCTCTATGGATGCCGTCACTCGCTGGTCGATGCCATCATGCGTGCAACGGATGTGATGCTTTCAGGTAAGGTGGCTGTAGTGGCCGGCTATGGTGATGTCGGCAAAGGCTGCGCGCAGTCGCTGGGCGGTCAGGGTGCCCGCGTGATCGTTACTGAAATTGACCCGATCTGTGCGCTGCAGGCGGCGATGGAGGGGTATGAAGTGATGAATATGGATGACGCCTGTCTGCTGGGCGATGTCTTTGTGACCACCACGGGAAACTGCGATGTCATCACGGAGCGCCACATGAAAAAAATGAAGGATATGGCGATCGTCTGTAACATCGGCCACTTTGATTCCGAGATTCAGGTGGAAAAGATGAAGAAGTACAAGTGGACGAACATTAAACCGCAGGTCGATAAAATCACCATGCCGAAGGGGCACAGCATTATTCTGTTGGCCGAAGGTCGTCTGGTGAATCTCGGCTGTGCGACCGGACACCCGAGTTTTGTGATGTCGAACAGCTTCACGAATCAGGTGCTGGCGCAGATGGAACTGTACTGCAATCCCGGCAAATATCCGATTGGTGTGTACACACTGCCGAAGATTCTCGACGAGGAAGTGGCGCGTCTGCACCTCGAAAAGATCGGAGTCAAGCTCGATACGCTGACGCACAAGCAGGCCAAATACCTCGGTATTCCGAAAGACGGCCCGTTCAAACCGGAGCATTACCGGTACTAGGCTTTCCAAGTATTGGAAATGGAAAGGGGCGGTTGCACAACCGCCCCTTTTTTAATTGCGGGTCTGCAACCGATAAGAGCGGGGCGTTTGACCGGCCCAGCGCTTAAATGCGCGGTTGAAGGCGCTCTGTTCCGAGAACCCGGTGAGAAAGGCGATCTCGCTCAGGGAATATTCCGACTGTATCAGAAGGCGTTGTGCAAGTTCGCGGCGGGATTCATCGACCAGTTGTTTGAATGACAGGTCCTGTTCGGCGAGGCGTCGTTGCAGGGTGCGGGAGCTCATACCCAGGCGCCGGGAAATTATCTCTATGGAGGGAGCGCCTTCGCTCAGGGATTGGGAAACCTGGATGCTGACCCGCTTGTTCAGGCCGTGCCGGTCGGACCGTTCGGCAAGCTCGGTTTCAAGATGCGCATCGAAGAATGCGCAGATGGTTGCATCTCCAAGCCGGTTGGGCGTGGCCAACGTTTCTTCGGAAACTAAAACGGCATCGCAATCCGCCTCGAAATGCACCGGGCAGCCGAAGTAGGTTTCATGCTTATCCGGGCGCTCGGGAGCCGGGTGTTTGAAGAACACCGCTTCGGGGACAACGTCCTGGGTGCTTACTTCCCGGCTTATTTTTACGATGGCGGCGATGGTCTGTTCATTGGAGAGGCGCAGGCCCAGACGGCGCTCTCCTGCGCGGTGGAGCATCATGTAGATTTTATTGCCTTCAGTGTGCAGCTCATGGGCAGATACGCTGGTCAGGACTTCACCGTATCGCACGGCCCGCATGTAAGATCCGCGCAGGTCAACGGCCGACTTCCACGCCAGTCCGAAGGCTCCGTAGTCATCACATACCATCGAATCGCCGACCGCCAGGGAAAGGGATGCGCCCAGCGGGCTGGCATGTGCCGCCTGCTCGCAGAGTTGATAATAATCCGATGCGGGGATCATGCGTTTGGGATCCACCGGTGCGTCCGGATCAACGCCGATACTGCGAAGTAATTCGACGCGTTTTTCTTCGGCGCCGGCTTCGCTCTGAAACGCCGCATAGGCCACTTTATGCGCAAACAGTAAAGAAATCTGTCCCATGGCCCTACCTAAGCAATCCCGCGCCGCTCATGCAATCCCGATGCCGATACAATTGCCGGGGGAAGGGGACGGTTGGCAGTGGGGGTTAATAAATTGACGCGGGCGGTCAATACGTTTGCACAGGGTTTCTGTCAGGTTGCATGCATTAACACAGAACGTGAATCAACACGATTAACCTGAAAGGACAAAAATGATGAAACCGAATACATGCAGTTATACCCGGGAAGGTCTGATCCTGGTTCTCGGCGGCACGGGAAAAACCGGCCGTCGCGTGGCCTCGCGTCTGGAAGCGCTGGGGCGGG
This is a stretch of genomic DNA from Pontiella agarivorans. It encodes these proteins:
- the ahcY gene encoding adenosylhomocysteinase — encoded protein: MAGKKKASKKKASKKKVQDYIIADIGLAGFGRKEMELAEYEMPGLMALREKYGKEKPLKGARITGSLHMTIQTAMLIETLQALGAKVRWASCNIFSTQDHAAAAVAKKGTPVFAVKGETLEQYWEYTDRILDWGNGTGPNVILDDGGDATMFVQVGYKAEKDPSILDKKPGSEEEAVFLAQVKKALKKDPNRFSRIAKEIRGVSEETTTGVHRLYQLAEKGELLFPAFNVNDSVTKSKFDNLYGCRHSLVDAIMRATDVMLSGKVAVVAGYGDVGKGCAQSLGGQGARVIVTEIDPICALQAAMEGYEVMNMDDACLLGDVFVTTTGNCDVITERHMKKMKDMAIVCNIGHFDSEIQVEKMKKYKWTNIKPQVDKITMPKGHSIILLAEGRLVNLGCATGHPSFVMSNSFTNQVLAQMELYCNPGKYPIGVYTLPKILDEEVARLHLEKIGVKLDTLTHKQAKYLGIPKDGPFKPEHYRY
- a CDS encoding AraC family transcriptional regulator: MGQISLLFAHKVAYAAFQSEAGAEEKRVELLRSIGVDPDAPVDPKRMIPASDYYQLCEQAAHASPLGASLSLAVGDSMVCDDYGAFGLAWKSAVDLRGSYMRAVRYGEVLTSVSAHELHTEGNKIYMMLHRAGERRLGLRLSNEQTIAAIVKISREVSTQDVVPEAVFFKHPAPERPDKHETYFGCPVHFEADCDAVLVSEETLATPNRLGDATICAFFDAHLETELAERSDRHGLNKRVSIQVSQSLSEGAPSIEIISRRLGMSSRTLQRRLAEQDLSFKQLVDESRRELAQRLLIQSEYSLSEIAFLTGFSEQSAFNRAFKRWAGQTPRSYRLQTRN